One genomic segment of Amycolatopsis sp. Hca4 includes these proteins:
- the tuf gene encoding elongation factor Tu produces the protein MTKQQYVRTKPHLNIGTMGHVDHGKTTLTAAITKVLAERGGADFVAFDRIDRAPEEVERGITINIAHVEYETPTRHYAHVDMPGHADYVKNMITGAAQLDGAVLVVSAQDGAMPQTREHVVLARRIGVGHLVVALNKADLADDEELLDLVELEVRELLTRYGFDGDAVPVVRVSGLRALDGDPKWTQRILDLLAAVDEHVPIPPRRLDLPFLMPIENVLTITGRGTVVTGAVEQGTLAVGDAVEVIGLGPAVTSVATGLETFGKPMDRAEAGDNAAVLLRGVKRGEVRRGQVVCLPGSVRPHRRFRADVHVLSAAEGGRRTPFAANYRPQFHFRTSDVVGVVALAEGVPLVRPGDTAELTVELGQPVAMSPGLGFAMREGRLTVAAGTVREVLD, from the coding sequence ATGACCAAGCAACAGTACGTGCGGACCAAGCCGCACCTGAACATCGGCACGATGGGGCACGTCGACCACGGCAAGACCACCCTCACCGCCGCCATCACCAAGGTGCTCGCCGAGCGGGGCGGCGCCGACTTCGTCGCCTTCGACCGCATCGACCGCGCGCCGGAGGAGGTCGAGCGCGGCATCACCATCAACATCGCGCACGTCGAGTACGAGACGCCGACCCGGCACTACGCCCACGTCGACATGCCCGGCCACGCCGACTACGTCAAGAACATGATCACCGGCGCGGCCCAGCTGGACGGCGCCGTGCTCGTGGTCTCGGCGCAGGACGGCGCGATGCCGCAGACCCGCGAGCACGTCGTCCTGGCGCGCCGGATCGGGGTCGGGCACCTCGTGGTCGCGCTCAACAAGGCCGACCTCGCCGACGACGAGGAGCTGCTCGACCTGGTCGAACTCGAGGTGCGCGAGCTGCTGACCCGCTACGGGTTCGACGGCGACGCCGTGCCCGTGGTCCGGGTCTCCGGGCTGCGCGCGCTGGATGGCGACCCGAAGTGGACGCAGCGGATCCTCGACCTGCTCGCCGCCGTCGACGAGCACGTGCCGATCCCACCGCGGCGGCTGGACCTGCCGTTCCTGATGCCGATCGAGAACGTCCTGACCATCACGGGCCGCGGCACCGTCGTGACCGGCGCGGTGGAGCAGGGCACCCTCGCGGTCGGCGACGCGGTCGAGGTGATCGGCCTCGGCCCGGCGGTGACCAGCGTGGCCACCGGGCTCGAGACGTTCGGCAAGCCGATGGACCGCGCCGAGGCGGGCGACAACGCCGCGGTGCTGCTGCGCGGGGTGAAGCGCGGCGAGGTCCGGCGCGGCCAGGTGGTCTGCCTGCCCGGCAGCGTCCGGCCGCACCGGCGGTTCCGCGCGGACGTCCACGTGCTCTCGGCCGCCGAGGGCGGCAGGCGGACGCCGTTCGCGGCGAACTACCGCCCGCAGTTCCACTTCCGCACCAGTGACGTCGTCGGCGTGGTCGCCCTCGCCGAGGGCGTCCCGCTCGTCCGGCCGGGCGACACCGCGGAGCTGACGGTGGAGCTGGGCCAGCCGGTCGCGATGAGCCCGGGCCTCGGGTTCGCCATGCGCGAAGGCCGGCTGACGGTCGCCGCCGGCACGGTCCGCGAAGTGCTGGACTGA
- a CDS encoding helix-turn-helix domain-containing protein, whose translation MTDAITQALAEVGPRLKRVRTQRRVTLADLSEATGISKSTLSRLESGQRKPSLELLLPIAQAHQVPLDELVGAPEVGDPRVRLTARRIPRHNGAAMTVLPLTRQPGAPQAFKMILEPETGEPDPQVHEGYEWLYVLSGRLRLILADRDLTLGPGEAAEFDTRLPHWFGAVDGRPAEILSLFGKQGERLHLRAKSR comes from the coding sequence ATGACGGACGCGATCACCCAGGCCCTCGCCGAGGTCGGCCCCCGGCTCAAGCGGGTCCGCACGCAGCGGCGGGTCACGCTGGCCGACCTGTCCGAGGCGACGGGCATCTCGAAGAGCACGCTGTCCCGCCTCGAATCCGGCCAGCGGAAGCCGAGCCTGGAGCTGCTGCTGCCGATCGCCCAGGCCCACCAGGTGCCGCTCGACGAGCTGGTGGGCGCGCCGGAGGTCGGCGACCCCCGGGTCCGGCTCACCGCCCGCCGCATCCCGCGCCACAACGGCGCGGCGATGACGGTGCTGCCGCTGACCCGCCAGCCGGGCGCGCCCCAGGCGTTCAAGATGATCCTGGAACCGGAGACGGGTGAACCGGATCCGCAGGTCCACGAGGGGTACGAGTGGCTCTACGTGCTCTCGGGCCGGCTGCGCCTGATCCTGGCCGACCGGGACCTGACGCTGGGCCCGGGTGAGGCGGCGGAGTTCGACACGCGCCTCCCGCACTGGTTCGGCGCGGTCGACGGCAGGCCCGCGGAGATCCTCAGCCTGTTCGGCAAGCAGGGGGAGCGGCTGCACCTGCGGGCGAAGTCGCGTTAG
- a CDS encoding helix-turn-helix domain-containing protein: MIDPVALGRHLHELRTGRGLALTALARQADVSVSMLSAIERGEKTPTVVVLSRIADGLGLPVSRLLAGLETDRVIVRRAAEQDHIAEPGGWHRTVLTPVVPGVNFEWVRTTLPPGCDAGAFPAYAPGSHEFVAVESGELCLGVGEAEYVLAAGDSVYFPADVTHSYANRAGNPCVYSVAALIMRPRKTG; this comes from the coding sequence ATGATCGATCCGGTGGCGCTCGGCCGCCACCTCCACGAGCTGCGCACCGGCCGCGGCCTCGCCCTGACGGCGCTGGCCCGGCAGGCCGACGTGAGCGTCAGCATGCTTTCGGCCATCGAGCGCGGCGAGAAGACGCCGACGGTCGTGGTGCTGTCCCGGATCGCCGACGGCCTCGGGCTGCCGGTCTCCCGGTTGCTGGCCGGCCTGGAGACCGACCGGGTGATCGTCCGCCGCGCGGCGGAGCAGGACCACATCGCCGAACCGGGCGGCTGGCACCGCACGGTGCTGACGCCGGTCGTCCCCGGCGTCAACTTCGAGTGGGTCCGCACGACCCTGCCACCCGGGTGTGACGCGGGTGCTTTTCCGGCGTACGCCCCGGGTTCCCACGAATTCGTCGCCGTCGAGTCGGGCGAGCTGTGCCTGGGTGTCGGCGAGGCGGAGTACGTGCTCGCGGCGGGGGATTCGGTCTACTTTCCCGCCGACGTCACGCATTCCTACGCGAACCGCGCGGGAAACCCTTGCGTGTACTCGGTTGCCGCGTTGATCATGCGGCCCCGGAAAACCGGGTGA
- a CDS encoding GNAT family N-acetyltransferase, whose protein sequence is MSTIAEATEADAEGIAAVFAPYVTDSVFTFETTPPTPEQWRTKIRETTWPFLVLAEEGEILGYALATPWRPKPAYRFSVETTIYLAHRAAGRGHGRRLLDALLKRCGEAGARQAIAVIVDSGNPASRRLHAAAGFTDAGVLRRVGFKHDRWLDTLLMQRELG, encoded by the coding sequence ATGTCCACTATAGCGGAAGCGACCGAGGCCGACGCCGAAGGCATCGCCGCCGTGTTCGCGCCGTACGTCACCGACTCCGTCTTCACGTTCGAGACCACACCGCCGACCCCGGAGCAGTGGCGCACCAAGATCCGCGAGACCACGTGGCCGTTCCTCGTGCTCGCCGAAGAAGGCGAAATCCTCGGCTACGCGCTGGCGACGCCGTGGCGGCCGAAGCCGGCGTACCGGTTCTCCGTGGAGACGACGATCTACCTCGCGCACCGGGCCGCCGGCCGGGGTCACGGCCGGCGGTTGCTCGACGCGCTGCTGAAGCGGTGCGGGGAAGCCGGGGCCCGGCAGGCGATCGCGGTCATCGTCGACTCCGGCAACCCGGCGTCACGGCGGCTGCACGCCGCGGCCGGGTTCACCGACGCGGGCGTGCTGCGCCGGGTCGGCTTCAAGCACGACCGCTGGCTCGACACCCTGCTCATGCAGCGCGAGCTGGGCTAA